Proteins from one Podospora pseudocomata strain CBS 415.72m chromosome 4, whole genome shotgun sequence genomic window:
- a CDS encoding hypothetical protein (COG:S; EggNog:ENOG503P5M7), which translates to MGIDSIPTEVLDLIFDCLEKEKPDKMNRYRHLGAAVRPESLRNARLVCRQWNALATKHLFRTIALMHNGNDKAFDTWKQIVNSPAVQQAAREAEIYSVRPPPRSYYRQLERDYETWCSWDSGDWPEFVTAIQGLGSLPNLRAVNIRFTEGCEGVEKSGYREEIVETFSTRMHTIENVFKAIQRRKSRANQVITPITSLTIENLQNMPFTEFLETGLFRSVIEDITELRLLVAQEDHDDGPDYDLYYDERFTFEPWLQEEFLPCFASRLTSLNITFGECWGVAPGYFDGKGLHFPNLKTLILGEYVIGHHDQFDWVPAQTTLETLCLNRCMIVSYLEYASDDIEKWNDLTTHDWKFVADRGRGWTLRQFDGAWEVVFDAIRIRLPNLVQFRMEHAKLNDVAGRGLRSVDDMDCCLSAKRYVRFSSGTISPWQESDSDGHMDIELGGEDEAECSVVNRAMETQEGDMRAFKELLQAVEERARRRLQ; encoded by the exons ATGGGGATCGATTCCATTCCAACAGAGGTCCTGGACCTCATTTTTGACTGCCTTGAAAAGGAAAAGCCTGACAAAATGAATCGATACCGTCATCTTGGAGCAGCGGTGAGGCCAGAAAGCCTCCGAAACGCCCGTCTAGTCTGTCGCCAATGGAACGCTCTTGCAACAAAGCATCTCTTCCGAACCATCGCTCTCATGCACAACGGAAACGACAAGGCATTCGACACGTGGAAGCAAATTGTCAACAGTCCGGCCGTACAGCAAGCTGCCCGTGAAGCCGAGATTTACAGTGTCCGCCCGCCACCACGCAGCTATTACCGCCAACTAGAGCGCGATTATGAAACATGGTGTTCGTGGGACTCGGGAGACTGGCCCGAGTTCGTGACAGCGATTCAAGGCCTCGGAAGCTTGCCCAACCTCCGGGCTGTCAACATTCGCTTCACAGAAGGGTGTGAAGGCGTCGAGAAAAGCGGCTACCGTGAAGAAATCGTGGAAACCTTTTCTACCCGGATGCACACAATTGAGAACGTGTTCAAAGCGATCCAACGGCGGAAATCCCGTGCCAACCAAgtcatcacccccatcacatcTCTCACCATCGAGAACCTGCAAAATATGCCGTTCACCGAGTTTTTGGAAACCGGCCTCTTCCGCTCGGTCATCGAGGACATCACAGAGCTGCGTCTTTTGGTCGCTCAGGAGGATCACGACGACGGCCCCGACTACGACCTGTACTATGACGAGCGTTTCACCTTTGAGCCCTGGCTTCAGGAGGAGTTCCTCCCCTGTTTCGCCAGCCGGCTCACATCGCTCAACATAACTTTCGGCGAGTGCTGGGGGGTTGCCCCCGGGTATTTTGATGGAAAGGGTCTGCATTTCCCCAATCTCAAAACGCTGATATTGGGGGAGTATGTCATTGGCCACCACGACCAGTTCGACTGGGTTCCAGCCCAAACTACGCTCGAAACACTTTGCCTGAACCGATGTATGATTGTCTCGTACTTGGAATACGCCAGCGACGACATCGAGAAGTGGAACGACCTTACCACCCATGACTGGAAGTTTGTCGCGGAtcggggaagaggttggaccCTTCGCCAGTTTGACGGTGCTTGGGAAGTGGTTTTTGATGCCATACGGATAAGACTCCCCAATCTTGTTCAATTTCGTATGGAGCATGCAAAGTTGAATGATGTCGCCGGCCGAGGTTTACGCTCGGTAGATGATATGGACTGCTGCCTCTCGGCAAAGAGATATGTCCGTTTCTCATCTGGTACGATCTCACCCTGGCAAGAATCAGACAGCGATGGCCACATGGATATCGagttggggggtgaggaCGAGGCGGAGTGTTCCGTAGTTAACCGGGCAATGGAGACGCAGGAGGGAGACATGAGGGCATTCAAGGAGCTCCTTCAAGCAGTTGAAgaaagggcgaggaggcggtt GCAATGA